One Manihot esculenta cultivar AM560-2 chromosome 18, M.esculenta_v8, whole genome shotgun sequence genomic window carries:
- the LOC110607080 gene encoding protein RADIALIS-like 3 produces the protein MASGSSWTPKQNKLFENALAIYDKDTPDRWHNLARAVGGKTVEEVKRHYELLVEDVRQIEAGQVPLPNYRKTGETYNNYADEERRLKGLKL, from the exons ATGGCCTCAGGCTCGTCTTGGACTCCAAAGCAAAACAAATTGTTTGAGAATGCTTTGGCTATCTACGACAAGGACACTCCTGATCGTTGGCATAATCTAGCCAGAGCTGTGGGTGGCAAAACCGTCGAGGAAGTGAAGAGGCATTATGAGTTGTTGGTTGAAGATGTGAGGCAGATTGAAGCTGGCCAAGTTCCTTTGCCTAATTACAGAAAAACTGGCGAAACCTACAATAACTACGCGGATGAAGAACGAAG GCTGAAGGGTCTTAAGCTGTAG